A portion of the Simkania negevensis Z genome contains these proteins:
- a CDS encoding YitT family protein: MALGQVSRTPKQMVLSYFWTAVGAFLAALAIRIFLFPNDLIDGGIIGIAMILSRITSKYLFPIYFIVLTLPFIYLSYKYIRRTFFIQMIIAVLLFAVSLSILTKVPPFEADILEVIFIGGAILGIGAGLIIRNGGCLDGTEILAIIINRQKGFTVGQVVLFINIFIFAAYGWIFLDWHIAFRSLLTYVVAFKMMDIVIVGLDELKSVIIMTKKPKEMSEKIMHELGLGLTVMYGRGGYSGDAREILFVIVERLDLSDLKEIILREDPTAFMAIENLHEVVYGKQAKIPVKKRARAKKEKRHQAMIS, translated from the coding sequence ATGGCTCTAGGTCAAGTATCACGTACTCCCAAACAAATGGTTCTTTCCTACTTTTGGACGGCAGTTGGAGCATTTTTAGCAGCTCTTGCTATCCGCATTTTCCTTTTCCCAAATGACTTGATTGACGGAGGCATTATCGGTATCGCGATGATCTTATCGCGCATCACCTCAAAATACCTCTTTCCCATATACTTTATTGTCTTAACTCTCCCCTTCATTTACCTCTCATACAAATACATCAGGCGCACTTTTTTCATTCAGATGATCATTGCCGTGTTGCTCTTTGCAGTCTCTCTTAGCATTTTGACAAAAGTCCCCCCTTTCGAAGCGGACATTCTAGAAGTGATTTTTATTGGCGGCGCTATCTTAGGCATTGGAGCCGGTTTGATTATTCGGAATGGAGGCTGTCTAGATGGAACAGAAATTTTAGCCATCATTATCAATCGCCAAAAAGGATTTACAGTTGGCCAAGTTGTTCTATTCATCAACATCTTCATCTTTGCCGCATACGGATGGATCTTTCTCGATTGGCATATTGCGTTTCGCTCTCTTTTGACCTACGTTGTCGCCTTCAAAATGATGGACATTGTCATCGTTGGTCTAGATGAGCTTAAGTCGGTCATCATCATGACCAAGAAGCCAAAAGAAATGAGTGAGAAAATCATGCATGAACTCGGCCTCGGGCTAACAGTGATGTATGGCCGTGGGGGTTATTCTGGTGATGCACGCGAAATTCTCTTTGTGATCGTCGAGCGTCTCGATCTTTCTGACCTCAAAGAAATCATCTTAAGAGAGGATCCCACAGCCTTTATGGCGATTGAAAATCTCCATGAGGTTGTGTATGGGAAACAAGCCAAAATTCCGGTCAAAAAGCGAGCTCGCGCGAAAAAAGAAAAGCGCCATCAAGCCATGATTAGCTAA
- a CDS encoding MFS transporter, which translates to MIFSTQSLICLIILVFTIREELPRQEKQQIDWWGFLFLTIGTSTIVTAVTQGFIWGWTSPSTLLLLVLGSISIVLWIMTEMTQKNPIVNFAWFANKTFASCVSIAIIATSCGIVLLFLLPLYLHNVLKFNFVQVGLYLFAMTLPAAIFAPLGGILTDKGGHRLPIYIGAVTMIVSIFLFTYFSMETPPWFFLLAFILFGTSWGLTMGPVKAGVLSSLPHRMAGTGTGTLLSFEHLGAAIFLAVMGTIFRRSEYLFLRENLAQENIHLSHPDSLYIQSLISHPLKIKEELQHLGPKLKETIIPIFKGAFVHGFQSVSWILFAISIFGILLFAILKQRKT; encoded by the coding sequence TTGATTTTTTCAACACAGTCGCTCATTTGCTTAATCATCCTTGTCTTCACCATTAGAGAGGAACTTCCAAGACAAGAAAAACAACAAATTGATTGGTGGGGATTTCTCTTTTTAACTATCGGAACAAGTACAATTGTCACAGCTGTTACCCAAGGCTTTATTTGGGGATGGACATCTCCATCAACCTTGCTTTTGCTCGTCCTCGGATCTATTTCGATTGTTCTCTGGATCATGACCGAAATGACCCAAAAAAATCCGATCGTGAATTTTGCCTGGTTCGCTAATAAAACCTTCGCAAGTTGTGTTTCTATTGCAATCATAGCAACTAGCTGCGGGATCGTTTTGCTTTTTTTACTTCCTCTCTATTTACACAATGTTCTGAAGTTTAACTTTGTGCAAGTTGGTCTTTATCTATTCGCGATGACACTTCCAGCTGCAATCTTTGCCCCTCTTGGGGGAATTTTGACAGACAAAGGAGGTCATCGTTTACCAATTTATATTGGAGCAGTCACCATGATTGTCTCTATCTTCCTTTTCACCTATTTCTCAATGGAAACTCCCCCTTGGTTTTTTCTCCTAGCATTCATTCTTTTTGGAACCTCTTGGGGATTAACTATGGGACCAGTTAAAGCAGGAGTTTTGAGCTCTCTTCCCCACCGAATGGCAGGAACGGGAACGGGAACTCTTCTTAGTTTCGAACATCTTGGTGCAGCTATTTTCCTCGCAGTCATGGGAACCATCTTTCGACGCTCCGAATATCTCTTTTTACGAGAGAATCTCGCGCAAGAAAATATCCATTTATCTCATCCAGACTCCTTATATATTCAATCTCTTATCTCCCATCCACTTAAAATCAAAGAAGAGCTGCAGCATTTGGGACCTAAGCTCAAAGAAACGATCATTCCTATTTTCAAAGGTGCTTTTGTGCATGGTTTTCAAAGTGTAAGCTGGATCCTATTTGCAATTTCCATTTTTGGAATTCTCCTTTTTGCAATTCTTAAACAAAGAAAAACTTAA
- a CDS encoding MFS transporter: MSNARRWWALIGLGLASSFVFTELVMVAVILGTIQVYFEASYIQLQWIVNIYVLTTSVFMMTMGRFGDMFGNRTMALLGMVGFGISSFFAGISPHPEWMIVSRAFQGFFGALIIPCTLALVNNIFPDEQKGRVIGVWNALAMLGIAIAPVLATALHEIGSWRWIFFIHVPFMLIWTVLKKSEEKS; encoded by the coding sequence ATGTCAAACGCGAGAAGATGGTGGGCCTTAATCGGCCTCGGTTTAGCTAGCTCTTTTGTTTTCACAGAGCTTGTGATGGTTGCAGTCATTCTTGGTACGATCCAAGTTTATTTCGAAGCTTCTTATATTCAGCTTCAATGGATTGTAAATATCTACGTATTGACAACGTCGGTGTTCATGATGACTATGGGGCGTTTTGGGGATATGTTTGGAAACCGAACAATGGCACTCCTTGGAATGGTCGGTTTTGGTATCAGCTCCTTTTTTGCTGGAATTTCCCCACATCCTGAATGGATGATTGTCTCACGTGCATTCCAAGGATTCTTTGGAGCACTCATCATTCCTTGTACTCTTGCCCTTGTGAATAATATTTTTCCCGATGAACAAAAAGGACGGGTCATCGGTGTGTGGAATGCACTCGCCATGTTAGGAATTGCCATTGCCCCTGTTTTAGCAACTGCTCTACATGAAATTGGATCTTGGCGCTGGATTTTTTTCATCCACGTCCCTTTCATGCTCATTTGGACTGTGTTGAAAAAATCAGAAGAGAAGTCTTGA
- a CDS encoding IS5 family transposase produces the protein MRKRNWHKYNRDLVKRGSITFFIDPNALTEKPEENKRGRPRLFSLPLIYLLLVLKIQYRLTYRTLEGFAKSILPHIEPDIFLPTYSLICKRASHMEALLPKLSSRRPKVVLLDTTGIKVYGEGEWKVKMHGASKRRKWVKLHIAIDENTQEIIHFEITKGHEADCKIGPKIIEKLPKPVETVIADGGYDTKRCREAINQIGAKDLIPPRKNSLLSPFMTRRNNALREIKGLGGDQLAREIWGKLTRYSRRALAETSFSRLKRLYGERFFSKKIETQKIEGHIKCKMLNQMLLIT, from the coding sequence ATGCGTAAACGCAATTGGCACAAGTATAATCGAGACTTAGTAAAAAGAGGAAGTATAACTTTTTTCATCGATCCAAATGCGTTAACTGAAAAGCCAGAGGAAAACAAACGAGGTCGACCTCGTTTGTTTTCCCTTCCACTCATCTATCTCCTTCTTGTCTTAAAGATACAATATCGCCTTACCTATAGAACTCTCGAGGGTTTTGCCAAATCGATCCTTCCACATATAGAACCTGATATTTTTCTTCCGACCTACTCTCTGATCTGCAAAAGAGCTTCCCACATGGAAGCTCTTTTGCCCAAGCTCTCTTCTAGAAGACCTAAAGTGGTGCTGTTAGATACTACAGGGATCAAAGTCTATGGGGAGGGAGAATGGAAAGTGAAAATGCATGGAGCCTCAAAGAGGAGAAAATGGGTTAAATTGCACATCGCTATTGATGAAAACACTCAAGAAATTATCCACTTTGAAATCACAAAAGGGCATGAAGCTGACTGCAAAATAGGCCCGAAAATCATAGAGAAGCTCCCTAAACCCGTTGAGACCGTCATAGCAGATGGAGGATACGACACAAAAAGATGCAGGGAGGCCATCAATCAAATAGGAGCGAAAGACCTTATTCCGCCTAGAAAAAACAGCCTATTATCTCCTTTTATGACAAGAAGGAACAACGCCTTACGCGAAATAAAAGGACTGGGAGGAGATCAGCTAGCGCGAGAAATCTGGGGAAAACTGACAAGATACTCAAGAAGGGCATTAGCAGAGACAAGCTTCTCAAGATTAAAGCGACTGTATGGGGAAAGGTTTTTCTCAAAGAAAATAGAAACTCAAAAAATCGAAGGTCATATTAAATGCAAAATGCTGAATCAAATGCTTCTGATAACTTAA